From the genome of Paracidovorax avenae:
GGAAGCTCCCGAAGTTCGACCCGTAGTTGCTTTCCATGCCCCAGATGGCGGTAATGACCTCGGCAGGCACGCCGTAGCGCGCGGCGGCGGAGTCCAGGGCGGCGCGCTGCTCGGCCAGCACCTCGCGGCCGCGCTGGATGCGCGCGGGCGACACGGCGCTGTCCAGGTAGGCCCAGGGCGTGCGCGTGAACTCGGGCTGGGAGCGGTCGAGCTCGATCACCTGGGGCAGCCACTGCGCGCCGTCCAGGGCGGCGGCGATCGTCTCCGGACGGATGCCGGCCTGCAGGGCTTCCTGGCGGAAGCCTGCGATCCACTGCGCGAAGCCGGCCTGTTCGGCTTCTGCGGAAAGCGGGGCGGCATCGGCTGCCGGCGTGGCGGGCTGGGTGGCTGGGGCCATGGTGGCCGGCGTGTCCGGGGCGGGCCCCGGCGGCACCGCAGGGGTGGCGGCCGGTGCAGGCGGGGCGGCGGGCACGGCCGCCGCGGGAGGTGGGGCGGCGCAGCCGGCCAGCAGGGCGCCGAGCAGGCCTGCCCCGGCGGCGGCGGGCCACCACGGCCTGGCGGGAGCAGCGTGGACGCTGAAGGACGGACGGAGGGCGGAGGCGGGCGTCGTGTTTCTTCGTTGCATGCCCCATTGTCCATGGCCGCGGCGGTGCCGGCATACTTGCGGGCTGGAGTTTTACGCATCGCTGCGCTTCATCGATCCATGCATACTTTTTTTTGGCACGACTACGAAACCTTCGGCGCGGACCCGCGGCGCGACCGCCCCGCGCAGTTCGCGGGCATCCGCACGGACGCGGACCTGAACGAGATCGGCGAGCCGGTGATGATCTACTGCCGCCCGGCGCCGGACTACCTGCCCGATCCGGAGTCGTGCCTGCTCACCGGTATCACGCCGCAGCTGTGCCTGGAGCGCGGCCTGCCGGAGCACGAATTCGCCGCGCGCATCCAGGCGGAGCTGGCCCGGCCCGGCACCATCGGCGTGGGCTACAACACGATCCGCTTCGACGACGAGATCACGCGCTTCATGTTCTGGCGCAACCTGATCGATCCCTATGCGCGGGAATGGCAGAACGAATGCGGCCGCTGGGACCTGCTGGACGTGGTGCGGCTGACCTGCGCGCTGCGCCCCGACGGCATCGAGTGGCCGCGCAAGGAGGACGGGTCTCCCAGCCTGAAGCTCGAACACCTGTCGCGTGCCAACGGCCTGCTGCACGAGGCCGCCCACGATGCACTGTCGGACGTGCGCGCCACGATCGCGCTGGCGCGGCTGATCCGCGAGCGCCAGCCGCGGCTGTTCGATTTCGCGCTCGGCCTGCGCCGCAAGGACCGCGTGGCCGCGGAACTGCGCCTGCCGGCCACGGTCGATACCGCGCGCCCCTTCCTGCACGTGTCGGGCATGTTCCCGGCGGACCGCGGCTGCCTGGGTATCCTGTGGCCGCTCGCCAGCCACCCGACCAACCGCAACGAGCTGATCGCGTGGGACCTGGCGCACGACCCGTCCGAACTGGCCGGCCTGGACGCCGCGCGCATCCGCGAGCGAATGTTCACGCGCACGGCCGATCTGCCCGAAGGCATGGTGCGGCTGCCCGTCAAGAGTGTGCACCTGAACAAGTCGCCGATGGTGGTGGGCAACGTCAACACCCTCACACCGGCCATGGCGCAGCGCTGGGGCATCGACATGGAGCGTGCCGCCGCCCATGCCGAGATCGCGCGGGCGCTGCCGGACATGAGCGCGATCTGGTCGGAGGTGTTCGCGCGGCCCAAGGAAGGGCCGGCCGACGTGGACCAGGACCTGTACGGCGGCTTTGTCGGCAACGAGGACCGGCGGCGCCTGGAGCGGCTGCGCACGCTGCCGCCGCAGGAACTGGCGCTGGCCCGGCCTGGCTTCGACGACGAGCGCCTGGAGGAGCTGGCGTGGCGGTACCGTGCGCGCAATTTTCCCGAAACGCTGGATGAGGCGGACCGCGAGCGCTGGGAGGCCCTGCGCGTGGCGCGCCTCATGGAAGGCGAGGGCGGCGGCCTGACGTTCGACGCGCTCTTTGCGCGGCTGGACACGCTGGGCGAAACGGCGGACGAGCGTGGCGAGGCGATCCTGGGAGCGCTGTACGAATATGCAGAAAGCATCGCTCCCGAATTCTGACGGGCCTGTGCCTCTGCCGGCCTCTGCCGGCGGGTTGGATGCCCTGCTGGCCTGGGCGCGCGCCTGCCCGCGGCTCTTCGTGCTCACCGGCGCGGGCTGCAGCACGGCGTCCGGCATCCCGGACTACCGTGACGAGGGCGGCGCCTGGAAGCGCTCCCCGCCGGTCACCTACCAGGCCTTCATGGGCGACGAGGCGGTGCGCCGGCGCTACTGGGCGCGCAGCATGATCGGCTGGCGCGTCATGGGCGGCGCCGCGCCCGGGGCCGCGCACCATGCCCTGGCCGCGCTGGAGGCGATGGGCCGCGTGGAGATGCTGCTCACGCAGAACGTGGACGGCCTGCACACGGCCGCGGGGCAGCAGCGGGTGATCGACCTGCACGGGCGCATCGACACGGTGCGCTGCATGGCCTGCGAGGCGCGCATGCCGCGTGCGGACCTGCAATCCTGGCTGGAGGCCCGCAACCCGGCCTGGGCGGTGCTGGAGGCGGCCGCTGCGCCGGACGGCGATGCCGACCTGGACTGCCGCGACTTTTCCGCGTTCGAATTGCCCGTCTGTCCCCATTGCGGCGGCGGTCCCCTGAAGCCGGACGTGGTGTTTTTCGGTGAAAGCGTGCCGCGCGAGCGCGTGGAGGCCGCGCGGGCGGCGCTGGCCCGGTCCGACGGACTGCTCGTGGCGGGATCGTCCCTGATGGTGTATTCGGGTTTCCGCTTCGTGCAGGCGGCCGCGGATGCCGGGCTGCCGGTGGCGGCCGTGAACCGGGGCGTGACGCGCGCCGACGGATTGATCGCGGTCAAGGTCGAGGACGACGTGGGCCGCGTGCTGGAGGCTCTGGCGCAGGCGCTGGCACCGGTCGCAGGGATGCCGCCGGGCGCATGACCCGGTGGCACGGGCGGGTTTGCGCGACGGCGCCCGCCGATGGTGCTATGGTGGCCGGATAACGCCCGGGCCGCGCCGAGAGCGCGAGCCAGGGCCCTGAGGAGACAAACCCATGCAGAGCTCCCTCCATGGCGGGGAGGCGGCGCAGGCCGCCGCCTTCGCGCCGCTGCCTTCGGCCCGCGTGATCGCCGAGTCGCACGAGCGCTCCCGCTCCTTCGGCCTGCAACGGCACGCGTCCGCCGACCTCCAGCCCCTGGCGCC
Proteins encoded in this window:
- the sbcB gene encoding exodeoxyribonuclease I — protein: MHTFFWHDYETFGADPRRDRPAQFAGIRTDADLNEIGEPVMIYCRPAPDYLPDPESCLLTGITPQLCLERGLPEHEFAARIQAELARPGTIGVGYNTIRFDDEITRFMFWRNLIDPYAREWQNECGRWDLLDVVRLTCALRPDGIEWPRKEDGSPSLKLEHLSRANGLLHEAAHDALSDVRATIALARLIRERQPRLFDFALGLRRKDRVAAELRLPATVDTARPFLHVSGMFPADRGCLGILWPLASHPTNRNELIAWDLAHDPSELAGLDAARIRERMFTRTADLPEGMVRLPVKSVHLNKSPMVVGNVNTLTPAMAQRWGIDMERAAAHAEIARALPDMSAIWSEVFARPKEGPADVDQDLYGGFVGNEDRRRLERLRTLPPQELALARPGFDDERLEELAWRYRARNFPETLDEADRERWEALRVARLMEGEGGGLTFDALFARLDTLGETADERGEAILGALYEYAESIAPEF
- a CDS encoding NAD-dependent protein deacetylase, which produces MQKASLPNSDGPVPLPASAGGLDALLAWARACPRLFVLTGAGCSTASGIPDYRDEGGAWKRSPPVTYQAFMGDEAVRRRYWARSMIGWRVMGGAAPGAAHHALAALEAMGRVEMLLTQNVDGLHTAAGQQRVIDLHGRIDTVRCMACEARMPRADLQSWLEARNPAWAVLEAAAAPDGDADLDCRDFSAFELPVCPHCGGGPLKPDVVFFGESVPRERVEAARAALARSDGLLVAGSSLMVYSGFRFVQAAADAGLPVAAVNRGVTRADGLIAVKVEDDVGRVLEALAQALAPVAGMPPGA